One Roseomonas sp. OT10 DNA window includes the following coding sequences:
- a CDS encoding ABC transporter substrate-binding protein: MNRRGFLAGAAAAAALPRFAIAQPSRARVLKYVPQANLTSLDPIWTTATVTRDHGYMVFDCLYGTDAGFQPQPQMAEGAVTEADGKRVTVTLRPGLKFHDGQAVRAQDVVASLSRWMKRSPVGQKLESVLDEISAADDRRVVFRLKKPFPRLLHALGSVASPAPVIMPERLAKTDPFQQVREMVGSGPYRFKADEYNSGSLAVWERNPDYSPTPVGTPSLTAGPKRVHFDRVEWQIITDQSTASAALQQGEIDWFQQPTPDVVPLFRRSRAITVEKLDPLPAVGVLRFNHLHPIFSEKKMRQAILPAVSQQDFMVSIAGPDPEMWAENVGVFTPGTPFATDAGLEPLRGPRSVERAKALLKEAGYTNQPVRLVGATDLAIITAITEVCGDMYRRIGLNLDQVMTDWGTVVQRRASKEPLDKGGWSTILTTFSSFEFADPAGHFPLRGNGAGGWPGWPDMPKLEELRDAWFDAPGLDEQRAIATQMQRVCMEELPFVPIGAYYSNTAYRSDLRDRVPGFSMFWNIRRG; the protein is encoded by the coding sequence ATGAACCGACGGGGTTTCCTGGCGGGGGCGGCTGCGGCCGCCGCCCTGCCGCGCTTTGCCATCGCGCAGCCCAGCCGCGCGCGGGTGCTGAAATACGTGCCGCAGGCCAACCTGACGAGCCTCGATCCGATCTGGACCACGGCCACGGTCACGCGCGACCACGGCTACATGGTCTTCGACTGCCTCTACGGCACGGATGCGGGCTTCCAACCGCAGCCGCAGATGGCCGAGGGCGCCGTCACCGAGGCCGATGGGAAGCGCGTGACCGTCACCCTCCGCCCGGGGCTGAAGTTCCATGACGGGCAGGCGGTGCGGGCCCAGGACGTGGTGGCCAGCCTCTCGCGCTGGATGAAGCGCAGCCCCGTCGGTCAGAAGCTGGAATCGGTGCTGGACGAGATCTCCGCCGCCGACGATCGGCGCGTGGTGTTCCGGCTGAAGAAGCCCTTTCCCCGGCTGCTGCACGCGCTGGGCTCCGTCGCCTCGCCGGCGCCGGTCATCATGCCCGAGCGGCTGGCGAAGACGGACCCCTTCCAGCAGGTCCGCGAGATGGTCGGCAGCGGGCCCTACCGCTTCAAGGCGGACGAGTACAACAGCGGCTCCCTCGCCGTGTGGGAGCGCAACCCGGACTACAGCCCCACCCCCGTGGGCACGCCCAGCCTGACGGCGGGGCCGAAGCGCGTGCATTTCGACCGGGTCGAGTGGCAGATTATCACCGACCAGTCCACCGCCTCCGCGGCCCTGCAGCAGGGCGAGATCGACTGGTTCCAGCAGCCCACCCCCGACGTGGTGCCGCTGTTCCGCCGCAGCCGCGCCATCACCGTGGAGAAGCTGGACCCGCTGCCGGCGGTGGGGGTGCTGCGCTTCAACCACCTGCACCCGATCTTCAGCGAGAAGAAGATGCGCCAGGCCATCCTGCCGGCGGTCAGCCAGCAGGACTTCATGGTCTCCATCGCCGGGCCGGACCCGGAGATGTGGGCGGAGAATGTCGGCGTCTTCACCCCCGGCACCCCTTTCGCGACCGATGCGGGGCTGGAGCCGCTGCGCGGGCCGCGCAGCGTGGAGCGGGCGAAGGCGCTGCTGAAGGAGGCGGGCTACACCAACCAGCCGGTGCGCCTCGTGGGCGCGACGGACCTCGCCATCATCACCGCCATCACCGAGGTCTGCGGCGACATGTACCGCCGGATCGGGCTGAACCTGGACCAGGTGATGACGGACTGGGGCACGGTGGTGCAGCGCCGGGCCTCGAAGGAGCCGCTGGACAAGGGCGGCTGGTCCACGATCCTGACGACCTTCTCCTCCTTCGAGTTCGCCGATCCGGCCGGCCACTTCCCGCTGCGCGGCAACGGCGCCGGCGGCTGGCCGGGCTGGCCGGACATGCCGAAGCTGGAGGAACTGCGCGACGCCTGGTTCGACGCGCCGGGCCTCGACGAGCAGAGGGCGATCGCGACGCAGATGCAGCGGGTCTGCATGGAGGAGCTGCCCTTCGTCCCGATCGGCGCCTACTACAGCAACACGGCCTATCGCAGCGACCTGCGGGATCGCGTGCCGGGCTTCTCCATGTTCTGGAACATCCGCCGCGGCTGA
- a CDS encoding ABC transporter substrate-binding protein: MLRRDFLAGAAGTGVALGLSRPSLAQDASARVLKFVPQSDLAVVDPIVTTAYVSRNHGMMVWDTLYGLDEDYKPQPQMVEGHTVEEDGRRWTLKLREGLKFHDGEPVRGKDVVASIRRWGARDALGQVLLAQTEELASPDDRTVVFRLKKPFPMLPDALGKPSTPVCFIMPERLAKTDPATAIKEVIGSGPFRFKADERVPGSRIVYERFADYVPRAEGKTTWTAGPKKVNFDRVEWQIIQDPGTASAALQNGEVDWWEQPASDIYPTLRRNRNVVLEIYDPTGFMGLARFNHLHPPFDKPGVRRALLGAINQADYMTAVTGTDRSLWRENVGFFPPDTPLANDAGMEALTSPRDLEKVKRELAAAGYNGEKVVLIAAADFPTLFAMAQVGNDMMTKVGINVDFVAADWGTVVQRRANKAAPDKGGWSMFFTFWSGLDMFNPGVHQSIRGNGERAWFGWPTAPRIEELRNAWFEAPDLDAQKKIAAEIQAQCFQDVPYLPTGQYFPAWAYRRSITAPLKGMPLFWNVART; the protein is encoded by the coding sequence ATGCTCCGTCGTGACTTTCTTGCTGGTGCCGCCGGCACCGGCGTCGCCCTTGGTCTATCGCGCCCCTCCTTGGCCCAGGATGCCAGCGCGCGGGTCCTCAAGTTCGTTCCGCAGAGCGATCTGGCCGTGGTGGATCCCATCGTGACCACCGCCTATGTCAGCCGCAACCACGGTATGATGGTCTGGGACACGCTCTACGGGCTGGACGAGGACTACAAGCCACAGCCGCAGATGGTCGAGGGCCATACCGTCGAGGAGGACGGCCGGCGCTGGACCCTGAAGCTGCGCGAGGGGCTGAAGTTCCATGATGGCGAGCCCGTGCGCGGCAAGGACGTGGTCGCCTCGATCCGCCGCTGGGGGGCGCGGGACGCGCTGGGCCAGGTGCTGCTGGCCCAGACGGAGGAGCTGGCCAGCCCCGACGACCGCACCGTCGTCTTCCGGCTGAAGAAGCCCTTCCCGATGCTGCCCGACGCGCTGGGCAAGCCCTCCACCCCCGTCTGCTTCATCATGCCGGAGCGCCTGGCCAAGACGGACCCGGCGACGGCCATCAAGGAGGTCATCGGCAGCGGCCCCTTCCGCTTCAAGGCGGATGAGCGGGTGCCCGGCAGCCGCATCGTCTACGAGCGCTTCGCCGACTACGTGCCGCGCGCGGAGGGCAAGACCACCTGGACCGCCGGGCCCAAGAAGGTGAACTTCGACCGGGTCGAGTGGCAGATCATCCAGGACCCCGGCACCGCCTCCGCCGCCTTGCAGAACGGCGAGGTGGACTGGTGGGAGCAGCCGGCGAGCGACATCTACCCCACCCTGCGCCGCAACCGGAACGTGGTGCTGGAGATCTACGACCCCACCGGGTTCATGGGTCTGGCGCGCTTCAACCACCTGCACCCGCCCTTCGACAAGCCGGGCGTGCGCCGCGCGCTGCTGGGCGCGATCAACCAGGCGGACTACATGACCGCCGTCACCGGCACCGACCGCAGCCTGTGGCGGGAGAATGTCGGCTTCTTCCCGCCCGACACGCCGCTGGCCAACGATGCGGGGATGGAGGCGCTGACCTCGCCGCGCGACCTGGAGAAGGTGAAGCGCGAGCTGGCGGCGGCCGGCTACAACGGCGAGAAGGTCGTGCTGATCGCGGCGGCCGACTTCCCCACGCTCTTCGCCATGGCGCAGGTCGGCAACGACATGATGACCAAGGTCGGGATCAACGTGGACTTCGTCGCCGCCGACTGGGGCACGGTGGTGCAGCGCCGCGCCAACAAGGCGGCGCCGGACAAGGGCGGGTGGAGCATGTTCTTCACCTTCTGGTCGGGCCTCGACATGTTCAACCCGGGCGTGCACCAGTCGATCCGCGGCAATGGCGAGCGCGCCTGGTTCGGCTGGCCGACCGCGCCGCGGATCGAGGAACTGCGCAACGCCTGGTTCGAGGCGCCGGACCTCGACGCGCAGAAGAAGATCGCGGCCGAGATCCAGGCCCAGTGCTTCCAGGACGTGCCCTACCTGCCCACGGGCCAGTATTTCCCGGCCTGGGCCTATCGGCGCTCGATCACCGCGCCGCTGAAGGGCATGCCGCTGTTCTGGAACGTCGCCCGCACCTGA
- a CDS encoding GtrA family protein codes for MHLPRAMTGWVPEHHRLVFGQVVRFGVVGTLGFLVDSAVLLAAMALGAGPYGGRVVSYLAAATTTWAANRAWTFRGAGGGAAHQQWVRFLLVNLVGFALNYGAYALLVAFVPVVATYPLLGVAAGALVGMTGNFLLSRRYVFAVA; via the coding sequence ATGCACCTCCCCCGCGCCATGACCGGCTGGGTCCCGGAACACCACCGCCTCGTGTTCGGGCAGGTGGTCCGGTTCGGCGTGGTCGGGACGCTCGGCTTCCTTGTGGATTCGGCCGTGCTGCTGGCGGCGATGGCGCTCGGCGCCGGGCCCTATGGGGGGCGCGTCGTCTCCTATCTGGCCGCTGCGACGACGACCTGGGCCGCCAACCGCGCCTGGACCTTCCGTGGCGCCGGGGGTGGGGCGGCCCACCAGCAATGGGTCCGGTTCCTGCTGGTGAACCTCGTCGGCTTCGCCCTGAACTATGGGGCCTATGCCCTGCTGGTGGCCTTCGTCCCCGTGGTGGCGACCTATCCGTTGCTGGGCGTGGCCGCGGGTGCCCTGGTCGGCATGACCGGGAACTTCCTGCTCTCCCGCCGCTACGTCTTCGCCGTGGCCTGA
- a CDS encoding type I secretion system permease/ATPase: MSLALTPPGSVSSDTVLSRALAACRAQFVAVGVFSGVVNLLQLTVSLYMMQVFDRVLATRSMDTLFWLTLIAGAALLLLALLEGMRSTVMQRAAAWIENRVAPEAFMRALEAQLRNRPYRMEALRDLTMARNWLGSPGALSLYDVPWVPIYLGVIFLLHPVLGFIALGGAVVLFCLTLVSEATTSPLLKKANNSLLTTHRRAEVIARNAEVIDSMGMGPAVLRRWREGMAEAAPLQDRATDRSNLVSAVTKFTRLILQVAILGVGAWLTVRQDLTAGASIAGSIIMGRALAPVEQVIGGWKSLVQVRQALLRLKNFLGTPRIRPPGMPLPEPQGALSIERLTYAPPGQSAAIIKGLSFGIGKGDSVAIIGPSGSGKTTLVRLLIGTLAPSAGAVRLDGADVSTWLREDLGRHVGYLPQDVELFEGSVFRNIARMGEAMPEDVFEAARLAGCHEMILRLQHGYDTEVGESGQQLSGGQRQLVGLARALFGAPKLVVLDEPDSSLDGDAEARLLSALRELKAQGTTVILVSHRPVLVQVVDKVMVLRDGSIEAFGPRQEVLSRVMGPRPAPVPVAAPRPQQDGPGTARPGVAA; encoded by the coding sequence ATGAGTTTGGCCCTCACCCCGCCCGGATCGGTGTCGTCGGACACGGTACTGTCCCGCGCGCTGGCGGCGTGCCGTGCCCAGTTCGTGGCCGTTGGCGTGTTCAGCGGCGTGGTGAACCTGCTCCAGCTCACCGTGTCCCTCTACATGATGCAGGTCTTCGACCGGGTCCTGGCCACCCGCAGCATGGACACGCTGTTCTGGCTGACCTTGATCGCCGGGGCCGCCCTGCTGCTCCTGGCGCTGCTGGAAGGCATGCGCAGCACGGTGATGCAGCGCGCCGCCGCCTGGATCGAGAACCGGGTCGCCCCGGAGGCCTTCATGCGCGCGCTGGAGGCGCAGCTCCGCAACCGTCCCTACCGGATGGAGGCGCTGCGGGACCTGACCATGGCCCGCAACTGGCTCGGCAGCCCGGGCGCCCTGTCGCTCTACGATGTCCCGTGGGTGCCGATCTATCTCGGCGTGATCTTCCTGCTGCATCCGGTCCTGGGCTTCATCGCCCTGGGCGGCGCGGTGGTGCTGTTCTGCCTGACCCTGGTGAGCGAGGCCACCACCTCGCCCCTGCTGAAGAAGGCCAACAACTCCCTGCTCACCACGCACCGCCGGGCCGAGGTGATCGCCCGCAATGCGGAGGTGATCGACAGCATGGGCATGGGGCCGGCCGTGCTGCGGCGCTGGCGCGAGGGCATGGCGGAAGCCGCGCCGCTCCAGGACCGCGCCACCGACCGCTCCAACCTCGTCTCCGCCGTGACGAAGTTCACCCGGCTGATCCTCCAGGTCGCAATCCTGGGCGTCGGCGCCTGGCTGACCGTGCGCCAGGACCTCACCGCGGGCGCCTCCATCGCCGGCTCCATCATCATGGGCCGCGCCCTGGCCCCGGTGGAGCAGGTGATCGGCGGCTGGAAGTCCCTGGTCCAGGTGCGGCAGGCCCTGCTGCGCCTGAAGAACTTCCTCGGCACCCCGCGCATCCGCCCGCCGGGCATGCCCCTGCCCGAGCCCCAGGGCGCGCTGTCCATCGAGCGCCTGACCTATGCGCCCCCGGGCCAGTCCGCGGCCATCATCAAGGGCCTGAGCTTCGGCATCGGGAAGGGCGACAGCGTCGCCATCATCGGCCCCTCTGGCTCCGGCAAGACCACCCTGGTCCGGCTGCTGATCGGCACCCTGGCCCCCAGCGCCGGCGCCGTGCGGCTGGACGGGGCGGACGTCTCCACCTGGCTGCGCGAGGATCTGGGCCGCCACGTCGGCTACCTGCCGCAGGATGTCGAGCTCTTCGAGGGCAGCGTCTTCCGCAACATCGCCCGCATGGGCGAGGCCATGCCGGAGGACGTGTTCGAGGCGGCGCGCCTCGCCGGCTGCCACGAGATGATCCTGCGCCTGCAGCACGGCTACGACACGGAGGTGGGCGAGAGCGGGCAGCAGCTGTCCGGCGGCCAGCGCCAGCTGGTCGGCCTGGCGCGGGCCCTGTTCGGCGCCCCCAAGCTCGTCGTGCTCGACGAGCCGGACAGCAGCCTGGACGGCGATGCGGAGGCCCGGCTGCTCTCCGCCCTGCGGGAGCTGAAGGCCCAGGGCACCACGGTGATCCTGGTCAGCCATCGCCCGGTGCTGGTGCAGGTGGTGGACAAGGTGATGGTGCTGCGCGACGGGTCGATCGAGGCCTTCGGCCCGCGGCAGGAGGTGCTGAGCCGGGTGATGGGCCCGCGCCCGGCCCCGGTGCCGGTCGCCGCGCCGCGCCCGCAGCAGGATGGGCCGGGCACCGCCCGGCCGGGAGTGGCCGCATGA
- a CDS encoding HlyD family type I secretion periplasmic adaptor subunit, producing the protein MSSTIALPPKGGALRPAGVDQGPLPELVLDLPRPRTRWPVLAGLLSIGLFFGGFAAWSFLAPLSESAVAPGVIKAEGSRRAVQHLEGGIVREILARDGDTVKAGQVLMRLDDIQAGSTLESLRGARWSLLAQDARLAAELAGKPDIAFPADIMATDDARAQEAMTGQRILFTTRNANLTSQLQVLEARLVQHEATIASARAQITSQQRQIVLLRREENDVQGLLRQGLERMPRLLALQRQIASNEGALQDLMGQVERAQGQIAETQHELQRVRDQRLQEVSTEAREVRSKLLDADERLRAATDVATRREIVAPEDGTVLSSKFFNPGAVVRPGDMVLELVPSHDRLIAEVKVSPGDIDVVHTGLQAEVRLPAFKQRLVPYLHGHVTFVGGDVNADQQRGIEFYRAQILIDQEQLAALEGVQLRAGMPVEAHIQIGERSFFRYMMQPVIDSFHRAFHEQ; encoded by the coding sequence ATGAGCTCGACGATCGCCCTGCCTCCCAAGGGAGGCGCCCTGCGCCCCGCCGGGGTTGATCAGGGGCCGCTGCCCGAGCTGGTGCTGGACCTGCCGCGCCCGCGCACCCGCTGGCCCGTCCTCGCCGGGCTGCTGAGCATCGGCCTGTTCTTCGGGGGCTTCGCCGCCTGGTCCTTCCTGGCCCCGCTGAGCGAGTCCGCGGTGGCACCCGGCGTCATCAAGGCCGAGGGCAGCCGGCGGGCCGTCCAGCACCTGGAGGGCGGCATCGTCCGCGAGATCCTGGCGCGCGACGGCGACACGGTGAAGGCCGGGCAGGTGCTGATGCGGCTGGACGACATCCAGGCCGGCAGCACGCTGGAGAGCCTGCGCGGCGCCCGCTGGTCCCTGCTGGCGCAGGATGCCCGGCTGGCCGCCGAGCTGGCCGGCAAGCCGGACATCGCCTTCCCCGCCGACATCATGGCCACCGACGATGCGCGGGCGCAGGAGGCGATGACCGGCCAGCGCATCCTGTTCACGACGCGCAACGCGAACCTGACGAGCCAGCTTCAGGTGCTGGAAGCCCGGCTGGTGCAGCACGAGGCCACCATCGCCTCCGCCCGCGCCCAGATCACGAGCCAGCAGCGGCAGATCGTCCTGCTCCGGCGGGAGGAGAACGACGTCCAGGGCCTGCTCCGCCAGGGGCTGGAGCGCATGCCCCGGCTGCTGGCGCTGCAGCGCCAGATCGCGTCCAACGAGGGCGCCCTGCAGGACCTCATGGGCCAGGTCGAGCGCGCCCAGGGGCAGATCGCGGAGACCCAGCACGAGCTCCAGCGGGTGCGCGACCAGCGGCTGCAGGAGGTGTCGACCGAGGCGCGGGAGGTCCGCTCCAAGCTGCTGGACGCGGATGAGCGGCTCCGGGCCGCCACCGACGTCGCGACACGGCGCGAGATCGTCGCCCCCGAGGACGGCACGGTGCTGAGCAGCAAGTTCTTCAACCCCGGCGCGGTGGTGCGCCCCGGCGACATGGTGCTGGAGCTGGTGCCCTCGCACGACCGGCTGATCGCCGAGGTGAAGGTCTCGCCCGGCGACATCGACGTCGTCCATACCGGGCTGCAGGCGGAGGTGCGCCTCCCGGCCTTCAAGCAGCGGCTGGTTCCCTATCTCCATGGCCACGTCACCTTCGTCGGCGGCGATGTGAACGCGGACCAGCAGCGGGGGATCGAGTTCTACCGGGCCCAGATCCTGATCGACCAGGAACAGCTCGCGGCCCTGGAAGGCGTGCAGCTCCGCGCCGGCATGCCGGTCGAGGCGCACATCCAGATCGGCGAACGCTCCTTCTTCCGCTACATGATGCAGCCGGTCATCGACAGCTTCCACAGGGCCTTCCATGAGCAATGA
- a CDS encoding glycosyltransferase family 4 protein, with amino-acid sequence MQILLVHPNFPGQYAHLAPALAARPGTRVAAISARQVDVAPGIDLRVYDVPPPVAEEYRYARFMGAAFRRAEKAGEHALALRREGFRPDVVACHLGWGDALFLKDVFPDARMLLYSEFFYSVSGADVGFGPGETITVQDAMRVRAMNAPLVSAMQAADWGVAPTRWQRDRFPPWFRQRISLVHEGVDTQRCAPVAAATVTLPDGTTFHAGDEVVSYVARGLEPYRGFPTFLRALPELMRRRPNAHVVLVGGEEVRYGRSPRGGGTWKDQMLQEVQGLDPARMHFTGLLPYPTLLDLFRVAAAHVYLTVPFVLSWSTLEAMSCGALLLGSATPPVQEVIQDGRNGLLTDFFDSAALAERLVEVLSDPGRYAPLRQAARRTILERYDLQRVCLPRQLAMVDALAAGRAPATYA; translated from the coding sequence ATGCAGATCCTGCTCGTCCACCCGAACTTTCCCGGGCAGTACGCCCACCTCGCGCCGGCCCTGGCGGCACGGCCGGGCACCCGGGTGGCGGCCATCTCGGCGCGGCAGGTGGATGTGGCGCCCGGCATCGACCTCCGGGTCTACGACGTGCCGCCGCCGGTCGCGGAGGAGTACCGCTATGCCCGGTTCATGGGCGCCGCCTTCCGCCGGGCGGAGAAGGCGGGGGAGCATGCGCTCGCCCTCCGTCGCGAGGGGTTCCGGCCGGATGTCGTCGCCTGCCACCTGGGCTGGGGCGACGCGCTGTTCCTGAAGGACGTGTTCCCGGACGCGCGGATGCTGCTCTACAGCGAGTTCTTCTACAGCGTCAGCGGCGCGGATGTCGGCTTCGGGCCCGGCGAGACCATCACCGTCCAGGACGCCATGCGCGTCCGGGCCATGAATGCGCCGCTGGTGTCCGCCATGCAGGCCGCGGACTGGGGCGTGGCGCCGACGCGGTGGCAGCGCGACCGCTTCCCGCCCTGGTTCCGCCAGCGCATCAGCCTGGTGCATGAAGGCGTGGACACGCAGCGCTGCGCCCCCGTCGCGGCGGCCACGGTGACGCTGCCGGATGGGACGACCTTCCATGCCGGGGATGAGGTGGTGAGCTATGTCGCGCGCGGGCTGGAGCCGTATCGTGGCTTCCCCACCTTCCTGAGGGCGCTGCCGGAGCTGATGCGCCGCCGGCCCAACGCGCATGTCGTGCTCGTGGGGGGGGAGGAGGTCCGGTACGGCCGGTCCCCCCGGGGCGGCGGCACCTGGAAGGACCAGATGCTGCAGGAGGTCCAGGGGCTGGACCCCGCCCGGATGCATTTCACCGGGCTGCTGCCCTATCCGACGCTGCTGGACCTGTTCCGGGTCGCGGCGGCCCATGTCTACCTGACGGTGCCCTTCGTGCTGTCCTGGTCGACGCTGGAGGCGATGTCCTGTGGCGCCTTGCTGCTGGGCTCCGCGACGCCGCCGGTGCAGGAGGTGATCCAGGACGGGCGCAACGGCCTGCTGACCGACTTCTTCGACAGCGCGGCGCTTGCGGAGCGGCTCGTGGAGGTGCTGTCCGACCCTGGCCGCTATGCGCCGCTGCGGCAGGCCGCCCGCCGCACCATCCTCGAACGCTACGATCTGCAGCGGGTCTGCCTGCCTCGGCAGTTGGCGATGGTGGACGCCCTGGCGGCCGGCCGGGCGCCGGCGACCTATGCCTGA
- the mepA gene encoding penicillin-insensitive murein endopeptidase, which translates to MRLPAALLLLLAPGLAAAQAPAPRATPAPGPTRSIGAHGNGCIAGAVQLPAEGPGWQAVRLSRNRRWGHPAMVRWVEQFAGRAREAGFPDLWIGDLSQPRGGRMTSGHASHQTGLDADIWLDLRPKPLSAAPAREAIDVPSLVLPGQGPAGGGLDPARWSERHAALIALAARQPGVDRIFVNPSIKQGLCAAHRGEAWLRLVRPWYGHDSHMHARLRCPAGESECQGQAPVPAGDGCDASLDWWFSEEAKHPPPRTGPPPRPPAPPAACQVIFRAP; encoded by the coding sequence ATGCGTCTGCCTGCCGCCCTCCTGCTCCTCCTCGCGCCGGGACTTGCGGCCGCGCAGGCCCCTGCCCCGCGCGCCACCCCGGCCCCGGGGCCCACGCGGTCCATCGGTGCCCATGGCAATGGCTGCATCGCCGGGGCGGTCCAGCTTCCGGCGGAGGGCCCCGGCTGGCAGGCGGTGCGGCTGTCGCGCAACCGGCGCTGGGGGCATCCGGCGATGGTCCGCTGGGTGGAGCAGTTCGCGGGCCGGGCCCGCGAGGCAGGCTTCCCGGACCTGTGGATCGGCGATCTGTCGCAGCCTCGCGGGGGGCGGATGACCTCCGGCCATGCCAGCCACCAGACGGGGCTGGACGCCGATATCTGGCTGGACCTCCGGCCGAAGCCCCTCTCCGCCGCGCCGGCGCGCGAGGCGATCGACGTTCCCAGCCTCGTGCTTCCAGGGCAGGGCCCGGCCGGCGGCGGGCTGGACCCCGCGCGTTGGTCGGAGCGCCATGCGGCGTTGATCGCGCTGGCCGCACGGCAGCCCGGCGTGGACCGGATCTTCGTGAACCCCTCGATCAAGCAGGGGCTTTGCGCCGCCCACCGGGGCGAGGCCTGGCTGCGCCTGGTCCGTCCCTGGTACGGGCATGACAGCCACATGCACGCCCGCCTGCGCTGCCCCGCGGGCGAGTCGGAGTGCCAGGGACAGGCGCCGGTGCCAGCCGGCGATGGCTGCGACGCCTCGCTGGATTGGTGGTTCAGCGAGGAGGCGAAGCATCCGCCGCCCCGGACCGGCCCCCCGCCGCGCCCTCCCGCGCCGCCCGCCGCCTGCCAGGTGATCTTCCGGGCACCGTGA
- a CDS encoding phenylacetate--CoA ligase family protein, translated as MSDHYDARETRSAEERAADLAERLPRFLAGAMAGSAHAARVLAGLDPATVTGPAALAALPLTRKSDLIAAQAADPPFAGLNGVPVGALARIFVSPGPIFEPQGEGADPFRMARALHASGLRRGDILHNCFAYHFTPAGFMLEGGARALGCPVVPAGTGNTEAQARAIAHLRPRGYAGTPDFLRTILEAGDSLGLDLSSIRVGHVSGGAYLPALRAWYAARGLTVRQSYATAECGLIAYETEGGEGLVVDEDVVVEIVRPGTGDPLPEGEVGEVVVTVLNPAYPLVRFATGDLSAVLPGASPCGRTNLRLRGWMGRADQAAKVRGMFVRPEQVAEVLREVPGLRRARLVVTLDGERDAMTLQAEALPDAALAARLEEALRRATRLRGSVELVAPGSLPNDGKVVEDRRPVPG; from the coding sequence GTGAGCGACCACTACGACGCGCGCGAGACGCGCAGCGCCGAGGAGCGCGCCGCAGACCTGGCGGAGCGGCTGCCGCGCTTCCTGGCGGGGGCGATGGCCGGCTCGGCGCATGCGGCACGCGTCCTGGCGGGCTTGGACCCCGCCACGGTCACCGGCCCCGCCGCCCTGGCCGCCCTGCCGCTGACCCGGAAGTCCGACCTGATCGCCGCCCAGGCCGCCGATCCGCCCTTCGCCGGGCTGAACGGCGTGCCGGTGGGGGCGCTGGCCCGAATCTTCGTCTCGCCCGGTCCGATCTTCGAGCCGCAGGGGGAGGGGGCGGACCCCTTCCGCATGGCCCGCGCCCTGCACGCCAGCGGGCTGCGGCGCGGCGACATCCTGCACAACTGCTTCGCCTACCACTTCACCCCGGCGGGCTTCATGCTGGAGGGCGGGGCGCGCGCGCTGGGCTGCCCGGTGGTCCCCGCCGGCACGGGCAACACGGAGGCCCAGGCCCGCGCCATCGCGCACCTCCGGCCGCGCGGCTATGCCGGCACGCCCGACTTCCTGCGCACCATCCTGGAGGCGGGGGATTCGCTGGGGCTGGATCTCTCCTCCATCCGCGTCGGCCATGTCTCCGGAGGCGCCTACCTGCCGGCGCTGCGCGCATGGTACGCCGCGCGCGGCCTGACCGTGCGGCAATCCTATGCCACCGCCGAATGCGGGCTGATCGCCTACGAGACGGAAGGCGGCGAGGGGCTGGTGGTGGACGAGGATGTCGTGGTGGAGATCGTCCGCCCCGGCACCGGCGATCCCCTGCCGGAAGGCGAGGTGGGGGAGGTGGTGGTGACCGTCCTCAACCCCGCCTATCCGCTGGTGCGCTTCGCGACGGGGGACCTGTCCGCGGTGCTGCCCGGCGCCTCGCCCTGCGGCCGCACGAACCTGCGCCTGCGCGGCTGGATGGGGCGGGCGGACCAGGCGGCCAAGGTGCGCGGCATGTTCGTCCGCCCGGAACAGGTGGCCGAGGTGCTGCGCGAGGTTCCCGGCCTGCGCCGCGCGAGGCTGGTGGTGACGCTGGACGGGGAGCGCGACGCCATGACGCTACAGGCTGAGGCGCTGCCCGATGCGGCGCTTGCCGCGCGGTTGGAGGAGGCCTTGCGCCGCGCAACCCGCCTGCGCGGGTCGGTGGAACTGGTGGCCCCGGGCAGCCTGCCCAATGATGGAAAGGTGGTCGAGGACCGGCGTCCGGTCCCGGGGTAG